The Sphingomonas donggukensis genomic interval GGCGCGCTGCTGCTCGACAATCCCGCCGCTGCTTCCAACCCGTTCTTCCTGATGGCGTCGGAGCAGTTCCGCCTGCCACTCGTCATCCTCGCCACGATGGCAACCGTCATCGCCAGCCAGGCGGTCATCACCGGCGCCTATTCGGTGGTGCAGCAGGCGGTGCAGCTGGGCCTGATGCCGCGCATCCGCATCGACCACACGTCGGCGTCCGAAGCCGGTCAGATCTACATCCCGGTCATCAACTGGGCGCTGATGACGATGGTGCTGCTGCTGATCCTCGGCTTCCGCGAATCGTCGAACCTCGCCGCCGCCTACGGGATCGCGGTGACCGGCACGATGTTCATCACGACGTGCATGATGGGCGTGCTGTTCCGCCGCGTGTGGAACTGGCCGCTGTGGCTGGTCGCAGGGTTCGTCGGGCTGTTCGTGCTGATCGATGGCCTGTATTTCGCGTCGAACCTGACGAAGGTGCCCGACGGCGGGTGGTTCCCGCTGCTGGTCGGCATCGTCATCTTCATCATGCTGACGACCTGGGCAAAGGGGCGCGCGCTGATGATCGAGCGGCTGCGCGAGGCGGCGATGCCGATCGCGGTGTTCATCCGCTCCGCCGCCAATTCCGCCGCGCGGGTGCCCGGGACCGCGGTGTTCATGACGTCCGCTGCCGACGGTGTGCCCCATGCGCTGCTCCACAATCTGAAACACAACAAGGTGATCCACGAACGCGTCATCCTGCTGACCGTGAAGATCGCCGACGTACCGTTCGTGCAGGACGAGATGCGGATCAAGCAGGACGACCTGGGCCAGGGATTCCACCGCATGGTGCTGAAGTTCGGCTTCATGCAGGAGCCGGACGTTCCCGCCGCGCTGGCGCTGGCGAAGAATTGCTCCGGTGAATTCAAGATGATGGAGACCAGCTTCTTCCTGGCGCGCCAGACGCTGCTGACGTCCGACAAGCCGGGCATGGCGATCTGGCGCGAAAAGCTGTTCGCGTGGATGCTGCGCAACGCCGAAAGCGCAATGGAATTCTTCCGCCTGCCGACCAACCGGGTGGTCGAGCTGGGGAGCCAGGTCGAGATTTGAGCCGGCCACCCATCCACATCCTTCACCTCCACTCCAGCTTCTCACTGGGGGGCAAGGAGGCGCGGGCAGTGCGGCTGATGAATGCGTTCGGTGCGGCTGCGCGGCACACGATCGTCTCTGCCATGCCCGACCAGCTCGGCGCGCGCGATGCGATCGCCGCGGGCATACGCTACGAGATCGCGCAGAACCCGCCGCCATTGACCGGCGGGCCATCGGTTGCGCGGTACGAGGCGATCGCGAAATACATGCGGCGGTTCGACCTGGTGCTGACGTACAATTGGGGCGCGATCGACGGAGTGATGGCCAAGCGCGTGTTCGGCAAGGGCACGCCGCCGCTGGTCCATCACGAGGACGGGTTCAACTCGGACGAAGCGGTGCGGCTCAGTCGCAAGCGCAACTTCTACCGCCGCTTCGCACTGCCCGCCGCGCACGCGCTGGTGGTGCCGAGCCACGCCTTGGAAGATATCGCGCGGCGCGTGTGGAAACAGCCCGAGAGGCGGGTCCACCGTATCTCCAACGGCATCCCGACGATGCGCTACGCCGCCAAGCCCAATCCGCGCGCGATCCCCGGCTTCGCGCGGCGCAAGGGGGAAGTCGTCATCGGAACCGTCGCGGGCTTGCGCGCGGTGAAGGATTTGCCGCTGCTGGTCCGCGCAGTCGGCGGGGTGCCGGGCAAGGTGCGGCTGGTCATCGTCGGCGAGGGGCCGGAGCGGCAGGCCATCGCCGATCAGGTCGAGGGCATGTTCATGGAGGACCAGGTTGTGATGCCCGGCTTCCTCCACGACCCCGCGCGCTTCATGGGCCTGTTCGACATCTTCGCGCTGTCGTCGCGGTCCGAACAGCAGCCGATCGTGGTGATGGAGGCGATGGCCGCGGGGCTGCCGGTGGTGTCGCCGCCGGTCGGCGACGTGCCGCTGATGGTCAGCGAGGCAAACCGGCCGTTCCTGACCGCCGACCGCTACGAAGTCACGCTGCGCGATCGCATGAAATGGCTGGCCGAAAGCGCCGAGCAGCGCGCCTATGTCGGTCATCAGAACCAGGTGCGCGCGCGTACCGAGTTCGACGAAAGTGCGATGATTGCCGCCTATCGTGCGTTGTACGAGGGCGCGATGCGCAGACCGGGTGCGCTGGCGGGCTGAAAAGACTTAAGGCTCGCGTTCGGCGCGATTGCGGCCTAACAGCGGCGAAACGCGCGAATTTGGAGGCGATGTGTTCAAGGGCCTGACCCCGATTGTCTATGGCGGCCGCGAAGTCTGGCCGCTCGTCGAAGGTGGCAAGGGCGTGGCGGCGACCAATCATGCCTCGGCGGGCGCCTGGGCCGCAGCCGGCGGCATCGGCACCGTGTCGGCGGTGAACGCCGACAGCTACGATCCCGAAGGCAAGATCATCCCGCAGGTGTACAAGGCGCTGACCCGCCGCGAGCGCCATGAAGAGCTCGTGGAATACGCGATCGAGGGCGCCGTCCAGCAAGTCAAGCGCGCTTGGGACATCGCCGGCGGCAAGGGCGCGATCAACATCAACGTCCTGTGGGAAATGGGCGGCGCCCAACGCATCCTGCACGGCGTGCTGGAGCGGACCAAGGGCCTGGTCGCGGGCGTCACCTGCGGCGCGGGCATGCCGTACAAGCTCTCTGAGATCACCGCGTCCTACGGCGTCAGCTACCTGCCGATCGTCAGCTCGGGTCGCGCGTTCAGCGCGCTGTGGAAGCGGGCGTATTCGAAGGCCGCGGAGTGGCTGGCGGCGGTGGTGTACGAAGATCCGTGGCTGGCCGGCGGCCACAACGGCCTGTCCAATGCCGAAGACCCGCTGGCACCGCAGGACCCGTACCCCCGCGTGAAAGTGCTGCGAGAGACGATGCGTGCCGGCGGGATTTCCGACGATGTGCCGATCGTGATGGCGGGCGGCGTTTGGTTCCTGCGCGACTGGGACGAGTGGATCGACAATCCCGAGCTTGGCAAGATCGCCTTCCAGTTCGGCACCCGCCCACTGCTGACGCAGGAAAGCCCGATCCCCGAGGGGTGGAAGGCCAAGCTGATGGATATCGAGCCGGGGGAGGTGCTGCTGCACCGTTTCTCGCCGACCGGCTTCTATTCGAGCGCCGTCCGCAACCCGTTCCTGCGCGAGTTGGAAGCGCGGTCGGAACGCCAGATCGCGTTTTCGACGCAGGAGGCGGGCGACCATACCCACCAGCTCGACGTGGGTGTAAAGGGCAGAAATTTCTGGGTGACGCTGGGCGACCTGATGCGCGCCCGCGAATGGTATGGCCTCGGCTACACCGATGCGCTGAAGACGCCGGACAACACGCTGGTCTTCGTCACGCCCGAGGAAAAGGGCGTGATCCGCAAGGACCAGGCCGACTGCATGGGCTGCCTCAGCCAGTGCGCATTCTCGTCCTGGGCGGATACCGACACCAACTCGACGGGACGCCTCGCCGACCCGCGTAGCTTCTGCATCCAGAAGACGCTGCAGGACATCGCCCACGGCGGCCCGATCGACCAGAACCTGATGTTTGCGGGCCACGGCGCGTATAATTTCAAGAAGGACCCGTTCTATTCGAACGGCTTCGTGCCGACCGTGAAGCAGCTGGTCGATCGCATCCTGACTGGCGATTGAACGAGGATCGTTGCGAAAGCGAACCGAGGATCCCATATGAACTAAATCGCGGCGCATCGAACCGAGCAGCCCGCGACCGAGAGTGCCGTTGCTCCCGCTCAAGACCGGAGCAAAGTCATGACTCTAGACACTACGTCATCAACGTCGTCACCGCCGAAGATCTCGCGTGCGGTCAACATTGCTGCCTCCACCGATCAGGTGGTCGCGATGTGCGCGAAGCATGATGCCGATATCAGCGCGATCGAGACGTTGCCGTCGGGCGGCACGCGGGTCGTATTGATGAATGCAGTTGGTGCAGCCGCGATCGTCCGCGCGTTCAAGTCGAAGGTGCTGGCGGGCGACGTGCCGCGGACGCACTGGATGCGGGTTCGTCCCAGCAGCTACTGACAACCACGACAGCCATCGCGGCGTTAACGCGCCATTTGCTCCCGATATGGCATGCTGTCCGGAAGACCGGGGAGAAACATGGCGTCACGAGCATCGCAGTATCGCAGTGTCGCGCAAGCGACGGTCGAGCGTCGAGGTGATCCGCGAATGCGGGTCATCGTGCGGCGTGCGAGCGTGCGCCGTCAGGGTGCCGAAAGCGTTGACGCCGAACTGCTGGATCTGTCGATCTACGGTTGTCGGATCACGTGCCCCGATCCGCATGATGCGGGCGAGCGGGTGTGGCTGCGGCTTGCCGGCGGCATGCCGATCTCGGCCACCGTTGTTTGGTGTCGGGACGGTCTGGCGGGTTGCCGGTTCGACGAACCGATCGAACGCGCGACGATGCGGGCGATGACCCTGCACCTGGTGTCCTGACCGTGCACGTGCCCGAGGCCTAGGCCCACCCCTCCAGCACCTGATCCGGCGGGCGGTGGCCGTCGACCCACGCGCGGATGTTGGCGATGACGCGCTCGCCCATCGCGAGCCGACCCTCATAGGTCGCCGACCCCATGTGCGGCAGCATCACGACGTTCGGCAGCGCGAGCAGGCGCGGATCGATCGCGGGCTCGTGCTTCCACACGTCGAGGCCGGCACCGGCGAGCCGTCCACCCTCAAGCGCCGCGACCAGCGCATCTTCGTCGAGGATGCCGCCGCGGCTGGCGTTGATGAGGTGGGCGGTCGGCTTCATCAGCGCGATGCGGCGTGCGTCGATCAGGTTTTCGCTGTCGGCATTGCGCGGCGTGTGCAGCGTGACGATGTCGGCCATGCCGAGCAGCTCGTCGAGGTTGGGGTGGTATTCGGCCTGCAGCTCGGCCTCCACCATCTTCGGCAGACGGTGGCGATTGTGGTAGTGGATGGTCAGGCCGAACGCGCGCGCACGGCGGGCCACCGCGCTGCCGATGCGGCCCATACCGACGATGCCGAGCGCCTTGCCGCCGATGCGGTGGCCGAGCATCCCGCCCGGCGACCAGCCGGTCCACGCGCCCGACCGCACCAGCTTTTCCCCCTCCGCCAGCCGCCGCGGCACGCCCAGGATCAGCGCCATCGTCATGTCGGCGGTATCCTCGCTCAGCACGCCCGGCGTGTTGGTGACCAGGATGCGCCGCGCGCGCGCCGCAGGCAGGTCGATATGATTTACCCCCGCGCCATAGTTGGCGATCAGCTTCAGCCGCTCGCCCGCACCCGCGATCAGGTCTGCGTCGATGGAGTCGGTGACGGTCGGCACCAGCACGTCGCACGTTGCCATCGCCGCGGTCAGCGCGGCGCGGTCCATCACCGTGTCGAGACGATTGAGATCGGCATCGAACAGCGCCGCTAGCCGGTCCATCACCGCATCGGGCAGCTCGCGGGTGACGACCACCTTGGGTCGGGCAGGGCGCGCAGGGTCGGCCATGCGCCCGACTTGAAGCGGCAGGCCCGGCCAGTCAACGGTTGAAGCGCGGCCCGCGCTGCCGCTACAGCAACGGCGGCGGTTGACGGGAGGCTTTGCGATGCGGTGGACGACGGGGCTGGCGTGCGGGATGGCGGCGGTGGGGCTGATTGTGCCCGATGCGCCCGCAGACGCCCAGGCGCGCAAGACGCCCTATTACGCGTCGATCTCCGCCGGTCAGGCGCGGATGCGGACCGGGCCGGGGCGCAACTATCCCGCCAGCTGGCTCTACATCCGTTCCGGCCTGCCGGTGAAGGTGATCGGCATCTACAAGGAATGGCGCAAGGTCGAGGACCCGGCGGGCGTCGAGGGCTGGATGCAGGCGAATCTGCTGACCGAACGCCGCACCGCGATGGTGGCCGGCGCCGAAGTCGCGCTGCGCGATACGCCGCGCGCCGCCGGTCGCGTCCAGTACCGCGCGGCGCCCGGCGTGATCGGGCGGATCAGCCAGTGCAGCGCGGGATGGTGCTGGTTCGACGTGAAGGGGCGGTCGGGCTTCGTTGAGGCGATCCACCTGTGGGGCGTCGATCCGGGCGAAGACGTGTCGTGACGCCCGACCTGCGCTTCGTCGAAGGAGATTTCGACAGCGCGGATGTCATCGACCTGCTGCGCTTCCATCTGGCGAGCGCGCATCAAAGCTCACCGGCGTGCAAGGTCCATGCGCTGGACCTGACGGGGTTGCAGCGCCCCGACGTGCGGTTCTGGAGCGTGCGCGGCGCGTCCGGCGCGCTGCTCGGCATGGGGGCGCTCAAGACGATCGAAGCGGGGCACGGCGAGATCAAGTCGATGCGCGTCGCGCCTGCGTATCTGCGTCGCGGCATCGGCGCCGCGATCCTGGCGCATCTGCTGCACGAGGCGCGGGCCGGGGGGCTGACCCGGGTGAGCCTGGAAACCGGCGGCAACGAGGCGTTCGCGCCCGCCCGCGCGATGTACGAGCGGGCGGGGTTCGCGGAATGTCCGGCGTTCGGAGAGTATGTGCCGGATGAGTTCACGCGCTGCTATTCGCGGGCGCTGTAGTCCGTCACTTTCACCCGTTCATCTCGAGTAGCGATCGAGCGAAGTCGAGAGCCCGTATCGAGAGAGGCTCTCCTAGGGCATAAACCTCTCGATACGCCCTCTCGACGAGCTCGACCGCTACTCGAAGCGAACGGGTGCATGCAAAGTGGGGGGAAGTGGCGCCGCCCTAGTTCAGCAGTTCCACCGCCATCGCCGTCGCCTCGCCGCCGCCGATGCACAGCGACGCGAGTCCGCGCTTCTGGCCGGTCGTCTCGAGCGCCGACAGCAGCGTCGCCAAGATGCGCGCGCCGCTGGCGCCGATCGGATGGCCGAGCGCGCAGGCGCCGCCGTGGATGTTGATGACGTCGTGCGGGATCGACAGGTCGTGCATCGCGATCATCGCGACCGCGGCGAATGCTTCGTTCACTTCGAACAGGTCGACGTCGCCGATCTGCCAGCCGGCGCGCTCCAGTGCCTTGCGCATCGCGAACACCGGAGCGGTCGTGAACAGCGCGGGGGCGTGGGCGTGGGCACCGTGCGCAACGATCCGCGCCACCGGGTTCAGGCCCAGCCGCTCGGCGACGCTCGCCCGCGTCAGCACGAGCGCAGCGGCGCCGTCGCTGATCGACGAGGCATTGGCCGCTGTGATCGTCCCGTCCTTCGAAAAGGCGGGTTTCAGCGTCGGGATCTTGGCGACGTCGCCCTTCGCCGGCTGTTCGTCCAGCGCCACTGTCGTCGCGCCCTTGCGGCCCTGGATCTCGACGGGGACGATCTCGCGATCGAACGCGCCGGAGGTCTGCGCCTTCTGCGCGCGTTTCAGGCTGGCGATCGCATAGTCGTCCATCGCGCCGCGGGTGAACTGGTATTCGCGCGCGGTATCCTCGGCGAAACTGCCCATCAGCTTGCCGGGGTCATAGGCATCCTCAAGCCCGTCGAGGTACATGTGATCCTTCAGCACGTCATGCCCGATGCGCGCGCCGGCACGGTGGCGCATCGACAGATAGGGCGCGTTGGTCATGCTCTCCATGCCGCCGGCGACGATGACGTCCACCGATCCCGCGGCCAATGCCTCGCTTGCCATGATCGCGGCCTGCATGCCCGATCCGCACATCTTGTTGAGGGTGGTGCCCTCGATATGCTGCGGCAGGCCAGCCTTTAGCGCCGCCTGGCGCGCGGGCGCCTGGCCTAGGCCGGCGGGCAGCACGCACCCCATGTAGATGCGCTGGATGTCGTCGCCCGACAGGCCTGCCCGCTCCACCGCCGCACCGACCGCCGCCGCGCCCAGTTCGGTCGCCGACGCGCCGGAAAGGCAGCCCTGGAAACTGCCCATGGGCGTGCGGGCATAGCTGGCGATGACGATGGGGTCGGCGGTCATGCGGTGTCCTCTGAAATGCTTGGGCGCATCCCTATGCGGAAACGGCGCGTCAGTGAAGATCGACCGGCGGCGCCTTTTCGCCGGGAGTGGGCCGGGGCGGGCGTTTCAGGAAGAACACCAGCGGCACCGACGCCGCGGTGATGATCGCCATCACCCAGAAATCGTCGAGATAGGCAATCATCGCCGCCTGTCGGTTCACCTCGGCATCCAGCATCGACAGCACCGTGTCCGCCGCTGCCCCGAATCGCTGGAGCATCGACACGTCGTAGCCCGCCAGCGCCTCCGCATTGATGTGCGGCGACAGGTCGGCATGGCTGGTCTGGACGTTGCGCGCCAGCAGCGCGGTGACGCCGGAAATGCCGACCGACGCGCCGATGTTGCGCATCAGGTTCATCAGCGACGATCCCTCGGTGCGGTAATGCGGCGGCAGCGTCGCGAACGCCATCGCGTTCAGCGGCATGAAGACGAGGCCGAGGCCGATGCCCTGGATCAGGCCGGAGATCACGAACTGGTTCGCACCCATCATGATCGTCCAGCTCGTCATCTCCCACAGCGAAAAGGCGGCGATGGTGAAGCCGACACCGACCAGGATGCGCGGATCGAACCCGCGCTGGGTCAGCTGCGCGGCGACGAACATGCTGGCGACGACGCCAAGCCCGCGCGGCATCAGCAGCAAGCCAGTGTCGAGCACGGGGTAGCCGAAGATACGCTGCAACATCGGCGGCAACAGTGCCATCGTCGCCATCATCACCAGGCCCACGACCAGCATGAAGCCAAGACCCGTAACCAGATTGCGATTCTTGAACAGGTCGCGGTCGAACATCGGCTTCTTCGCGGTGAACAGGTGGACGACGAACATCCACAGCGCGATGGCCGCGACCAGCCCCTCGATCACGACCTCGGTCGACGAAAACCAGTCCTCGCTCAACCCCCGATCGAGCATCAGCTGGAGCGCGGCGATACCGATCGCGAGCAGCGAAAAGCCGATCAGGTCGAAGCTGCGGCGGGTGATCTTGCGCGACGGCAGCAGCGCCCACAGCACCGCGAAACAGAACACGCCGAGCGGCAGGTTCACGTAGAAAACCCAGCGCCAGTTGTAGCTCTCGGTCAGCCAGCCACCGATGACCGGCCCCAGGATCGGGCCGACCATGATGCCCATGCCCCAGATCGCCATCGCCTTGCCCTGACGTTCGGGCGGATTGATGTCGAGCATCACCGTCTGGCTGAGCGGATTCATGAAGGCCGCGCTGACGCCCTGAAGTACGCGGAAGATCACCATCTGGGTCAAATTTGCCGACAGCCCGCACAGCGCCGAGGATACGACGAACCCCGCGACCGACCACAGGAACAGGTTTCGGCTGCCGATACGGTCGGCGAGCCAACCGGTGATCGGGATCGCGATGGCCGATGCGACGATGTAGCTCGTCAGCACCCAAGTGACGGTATCCGCGGTCGCGCCAAGCGCCGTCTGCATGTGCGGAAGCGCGACGTTCGCGATCGTGCTGTCGAGGATCTGCATGATCGTCGCCAGCATGACGCCGATCGTGAGCAGCGGGCGGTTGGTGGTTGCAAGTGCCGCGACGCCTGAGTGCGGGACGGCAGCCGTCGCAGCGGGCGGACCGCCGCGGGCCGTGGCGGCGCTCGCCACGCTCAGTTCCCCCGGATGTCTACGCGCACGTCGGCGCTCAGGCCGGCGATCAGCTGGCGCGGGCTCTTCTCGTCGATGGCGATGCGGACCGGCACGCGCTGGGTCACCTTCACCCAGTTGCCGTTGGCGTTCTGGGCGGGAAGGACCGAGAACTCGCTGCCGGTGCCGGCGCCGATCGAGGCGACGTGCCCCTTCAGATGCAGCCCGGGATAAGCGTCGAAGCTGACCTCGGCGGCTTGCCCAACGCGCATCTTGTTCAGGTCGGTTTCCTTGAAATTCGCTTCCACCCAAGACCGACTGTCGGCGACGATGGTGACCGCGGGCAGGCCGCTGACCATCATCTGCCCGACCTGCAGACGATCGGCCTGGCTGATCTGGCCGCCGACCGGCGCGCGGACTTCGGTGCGCGACAGGTCGAGCTGCGCCTTCGATCGCGCCACCTGCGCGGCGGCGATCTGCGGGTTCTGTCCGGGGACGGCGGAACCGGTCGCGAGCTTCGCGCGCGCCTCGGCAGCGGACGCCTCTGCACTCTGGAGCGCGGCGCGGGCCTGCTGAAGGCCATGCTGCGACTGCTGAAGGCGTGCGCGCGTCGTGAAGCCACGCTTCATCAGCTCGGCCTGACGCGCGTAATCCTCCTGCGCAGCGGCGATCTGGTCGCGCGCTGCGACGATGTCGGCACCCGTGCCCTGGTAGCTGGTCTGAAGCGTCTGCACCGCGACCTGCGCGCCCGCGATCTGCGCATTCGCCTGGGCGACGGCGATCCGATAGGGGTCGGGATCGATGCGGAACAGCAGGTCGCCGGCGCGTACGATCTGGTTTTCCTTCACGTTCACCGCGACGATCCGTCCGGCGACGTCGCTCGCGACCGACACCTTGTCCTGAGAGACATACGCGTTGTCGGTCGACACGAACCGGCCCGACGTCGCCCAGAAATAGCCGGCCATCGCGATGATGATGAGGGGGACGCCGAACATCAGCAGCGGGCGAAGCCAGCGGCGTGGCTTCTTTCCAGCGGCAGTCTCGACCACGATCGGATCGGCGGTCGCGGTATCGATGCGGGGGTCGGCGTCAGCCATGCGCGGTCTCGTTGGCAAGATGGGGGGTGGTGTCGGGGGTGAGCAGGTTTTCGCGGATACGCTCGAGCGAGGCGAAGAGTTGCGCGCGGCCCGCGGCGTCGATGCCGTCGAAGGCGGCCTCGAACATCTCATCGGCATAGCTGCGCAGTTTCTCGAGCACCGGCTTCGCATCTTCCGTCAGGAAGATCTGCCACGCGCGGCGATCGGCGGGATCGCGGCGGCGCTCGACCAGCTTCGATTCCTCCAGCCGGTCGATCATGCGGCACAGGGTGATCGGCTCGACTTCCAGCAACTCGGCGAGCCCGCCCTGATTGATGCCCTCGTGGCGGGACAGGGTGACGAGCGTCTTCCACTGGGCGCGGGTGGCGCCGACGCGGCGCGCACGCTCGTCGAAACGGCGCCGCATGAGGCGCGAGACGTCGCTGATGAGGAAGCCAAGGCTGTCGGTCATGCGCTGCATATAATAAGCATGCTTATGGATAGCCAGCGGAACCAACATGCGCGTCGTGCAATCGTCATTGCAGGAGGTGGACGATGGCTGACACGATGACCGGCGGGTGTTTCTGCGGCGCCAAACGCTATACGGCGACCGTGGCAGACGACGACGCCTACCTGTGCCACTGCCGCATGTGCCAGCGCATCAGCGGCAACGTCTCGCTGGCGTTCAAGGGCATGAAGCAGGCCGATGTCTGCTGGCAGACGTCGCCCGATTATTTCGAGTCTTCCCCGATCGCGCGGCGCGGACATTGCGCCACGTGCGGGACCACGCTGACCTTCGAATTTCCCGACAGCGACACGATGGACCTGACGGTGGCGAGTTCCGATGAGCCCGCGCGTTTCGTGCCGCGTCACAATTATGCGGTCGAAAGCTGGCACGAAGCTTGGCTGGACGTGCGCGACCTGCCCGCTATGCGAAGCGACGAGAATCCCAATGTCGTCGAAAGGTGGATGAAGGCCTGTGGCAAGCTCCCCGACTGAATCGTCGCCCGCGCAATTCTTCGAGAGTTTCGACGGCGAGCGGCTGGCCTATTACGAGATGGGAGAAGGTCGAGCAGTCGTCCTGATCCACGGCTATTTCAGCGACGCCGACACCAACTGGATCAAATACGGCCACGCCGCGGTGATCGCCGCCAAGGGCTTCCGCGTCCTCATGCCCGATTTGCGCGCGCACGGCGCGAGCGCCCGCCCGCACGATCCCGCCGCGTACCCGCCCGACGCGCTGACCCGCGACGGCCACGCGCTCGTCGCGCATCTGGGGCTGACCGACTATGATCTGGGCGGCTATTCGCTCGGCGCGCGGACGGTGTCGCGGATGCTGGCGACGGGCGCGACGCCGCGGCGGATCGTCTTTTCTGGCATGGGGCTCGACGGGCTTGTGGATACCGGGCGCCGGGCGGGGCATTTCCGGCATGTCCTCACCAACCTCGGCCAGCACGAACGCGGATCGGGCGCGTGGATGGCAGAGGCGTTTTTGAAAACGACCGGCGGCGATCCGGTCGCGTTGCTCGGCATCCTCGACACGTTCGTCGACACGCCGCTCGACACGGTGCGCGGGTTCGTTCAGCCGGCGCTGGTCGTCAACGGCGTGGACGACGACGACAACGGCTCGGCCGCGGCGCTGGCGGAGGCGCTGCCCGATGCCCGCTATGTCGAGACGCCGGGCAACCACATGAGCGCGGTGGTGAAGCCCGAGCTTGGCCGCGCGATCGCGGACTTTCTCGCGGCTTGACCGGGGGCGGGGGCGAGCGCAGTCTCGGTGTCATCACAGTTCGCTTTCCCGAGGAAAACTCCATGATCCGCAACCGTCTCTCGCTCGCGGCGCTCGCGTGCGCGCTCGCCGCGTCGCCCGCCGCGGCCCAGACCGCCAGGCAAACCGCAGCGCCGACCGCTGCCGACGCCGACAAGTTCGTCGCCGACGTCGAGAAATACATGGCCGTGCGCGGGGTCGATTCGGCGCGCATCCAGTGGGTCAACGCGACCTACATCACCGACGACACCGACGCGCTTGTCGCCAAGGATTCGGCGGAGCTGACCGATCTGCAGGTCCGCTATGCGCTGGACGCCGCGAAGTTCCAGAAGGCGCCGGGCCTGTCGCCCGACACGAAGCGCAAGCTCGACCTGCTGCGCGGATCGATCACGCTGCCCGCACCGACGACCGCCGGCGCTTCGACTGCGCTCGCCGAGGCATCGACGCGGATGACCTCGCTCTACGGCAAGGGCAAGGGCACGCTCGACGGCAAGCCAATCAACGGCAGCGATATCGAAGCGGCGATGGGCACCACTCGCGACCCCGCCAAGCTGAAGGAGATGTGGGTCAGCTGGCACGACAATGTCGGCGCGCCGATGCGCAAGGACTATGCGACGATGGCCGGCATCGCCAACAAGGGCGCGGTCGAGCTGGGCTACAGCGACGTCGGCGCGATGTGGCGTTCGGGCTACGACATGCCGCCCGCCGAATTCGCCGCGCTGACCGACAAGCTCTGGAAGGAGGTCGAGCCGCTCTACCTCGCGCTCCACACCTACACCCGCTGGAAGCTCAACGAGAAGTACGGTGACGCCGTTCAGGCGAAAACCGGTCCGATCCGCGCCGACCTGCTCGGCAACATGTGGGCGCAGGAATGGGGCAACATCTACGACATCG includes:
- a CDS encoding MarR family winged helix-turn-helix transcriptional regulator — protein: MTDSLGFLISDVSRLMRRRFDERARRVGATRAQWKTLVTLSRHEGINQGGLAELLEVEPITLCRMIDRLEESKLVERRRDPADRRAWQIFLTEDAKPVLEKLRSYADEMFEAAFDGIDAAGRAQLFASLERIRENLLTPDTTPHLANETAHG
- a CDS encoding DHA2 family efflux MFS transporter permease subunit — encoded protein: MASAATARGGPPAATAAVPHSGVAALATTNRPLLTIGVMLATIMQILDSTIANVALPHMQTALGATADTVTWVLTSYIVASAIAIPITGWLADRIGSRNLFLWSVAGFVVSSALCGLSANLTQMVIFRVLQGVSAAFMNPLSQTVMLDINPPERQGKAMAIWGMGIMVGPILGPVIGGWLTESYNWRWVFYVNLPLGVFCFAVLWALLPSRKITRRSFDLIGFSLLAIGIAALQLMLDRGLSEDWFSSTEVVIEGLVAAIALWMFVVHLFTAKKPMFDRDLFKNRNLVTGLGFMLVVGLVMMATMALLPPMLQRIFGYPVLDTGLLLMPRGLGVVASMFVAAQLTQRGFDPRILVGVGFTIAAFSLWEMTSWTIMMGANQFVISGLIQGIGLGLVFMPLNAMAFATLPPHYRTEGSSLMNLMRNIGASVGISGVTALLARNVQTSHADLSPHINAEALAGYDVSMLQRFGAAADTVLSMLDAEVNRQAAMIAYLDDFWVMAIITAASVPLVFFLKRPPRPTPGEKAPPVDLH
- a CDS encoding HlyD family secretion protein, translating into MADADPRIDTATADPIVVETAAGKKPRRWLRPLLMFGVPLIIIAMAGYFWATSGRFVSTDNAYVSQDKVSVASDVAGRIVAVNVKENQIVRAGDLLFRIDPDPYRIAVAQANAQIAGAQVAVQTLQTSYQGTGADIVAARDQIAAAQEDYARQAELMKRGFTTRARLQQSQHGLQQARAALQSAEASAAEARAKLATGSAVPGQNPQIAAAQVARSKAQLDLSRTEVRAPVGGQISQADRLQVGQMMVSGLPAVTIVADSRSWVEANFKETDLNKMRVGQAAEVSFDAYPGLHLKGHVASIGAGTGSEFSVLPAQNANGNWVKVTQRVPVRIAIDEKSPRQLIAGLSADVRVDIRGN
- a CDS encoding GFA family protein, with protein sequence MADTMTGGCFCGAKRYTATVADDDAYLCHCRMCQRISGNVSLAFKGMKQADVCWQTSPDYFESSPIARRGHCATCGTTLTFEFPDSDTMDLTVASSDEPARFVPRHNYAVESWHEAWLDVRDLPAMRSDENPNVVERWMKACGKLPD
- a CDS encoding acetyl-CoA C-acyltransferase, translating into MTADPIVIASYARTPMGSFQGCLSGASATELGAAAVGAAVERAGLSGDDIQRIYMGCVLPAGLGQAPARQAALKAGLPQHIEGTTLNKMCGSGMQAAIMASEALAAGSVDVIVAGGMESMTNAPYLSMRHRAGARIGHDVLKDHMYLDGLEDAYDPGKLMGSFAEDTAREYQFTRGAMDDYAIASLKRAQKAQTSGAFDREIVPVEIQGRKGATTVALDEQPAKGDVAKIPTLKPAFSKDGTITAANASSISDGAAALVLTRASVAERLGLNPVARIVAHGAHAHAPALFTTAPVFAMRKALERAGWQIGDVDLFEVNEAFAAVAMIAMHDLSIPHDVINIHGGACALGHPIGASGARILATLLSALETTGQKRGLASLCIGGGEATAMAVELLN
- a CDS encoding alpha/beta fold hydrolase; translation: MASSPTESSPAQFFESFDGERLAYYEMGEGRAVVLIHGYFSDADTNWIKYGHAAVIAAKGFRVLMPDLRAHGASARPHDPAAYPPDALTRDGHALVAHLGLTDYDLGGYSLGARTVSRMLATGATPRRIVFSGMGLDGLVDTGRRAGHFRHVLTNLGQHERGSGAWMAEAFLKTTGGDPVALLGILDTFVDTPLDTVRGFVQPALVVNGVDDDDNGSAAALAEALPDARYVETPGNHMSAVVKPELGRAIADFLAA